GCATGTGGCGAGGCAAACCGGGCAAGCCGCAGCAGATAACGCAGGCAAAGCCACAGCTTACCCACCGGAGGGAGTACTGACCACGCCGTTCTCAGCACCGAGCGGGTCATGGCACGCCGGTAGAGCAATTGGCTGGTACTTCCCAGGATATACCCCACCGCCTGCCCATCTAGCACGGCCATAAACCCAAACGCGTTCGCCTGAGCAAAGTACGGCCCTATCCATAACAACTCGAAAAGCCGCTGTGCAGGAAAGTACCGTGCTGCGCTCTCACCAAAAAATCCAGTCTGATACGGACTCCGATTAAGTAGATCGCGAATAAGAAGTAGAATTAGGGATGGGTCGTCCCGCACGACAGATCGAGATCAGCGAAGCCGCCGACCAACAGCTCCATGCACT
This region of Deinococcus humi genomic DNA includes:
- a CDS encoding GNAT family N-acetyltransferase, whose amino-acid sequence is MRDDPSLILLLIRDLLNRSPYQTGFFGESAARYFPAQRLFELLWIGPYFAQANAFGFMAVLDGQAVGYILGSTSQLLYRRAMTRSVLRTAWSVLPPVGKLWLCLRYLLRLARFASPHADWTQYPAHLHINLLPDARGFRLGEQSLEAYLLALSERGVPGVQLSTTTENQAAVGLYHKFGFQVLVSKVTPLWTLWLGHPAQHLIMGRLESAISVGH